A genomic region of Candidatus Eremiobacteraceae bacterium contains the following coding sequences:
- the purL gene encoding phosphoribosylformylglycinamidine synthase subunit PurL: MTLDPVAYSAEPLRLEGSDAELERLARREALALTAGELRAIVARIGRNPTRAEAHAFSIQWSEHCSYKSSRALLKKLPKRSSDVLVPVGEDAGVLRLGEVDGVTYGVVVAHESHNHPSQVVPFEGAATGVGGILRDVLCMGAEVVASADQLRFGGLGLGTHQAYVAAGAVDGIAAYGNAVGVPNIAGDVYFHPSFADNCLVNVVALGIVRADRIVHSRVPANGEGFDLILVGKATDASGFGGAAFASLVLDASEAHANKSAVQVPDPFLKSVIMRATYAVFREAFSRKIPIGCKDLGAGGIMGSSSELCDAGGFGATIDLDAVPVATPGLTPFVIACAETQERMLLAVPPSFTPVVLSIYNERFTLPDVAANAKAAVIGRATADRRYRLLAKGVAVCDLPIDVLTGPVAAERVSGPETVKPRSTDQSTHVVERSTIEDLLKTVLAHPDVCSRRPLLEHYDCAVRGATVAPPGYADAGVIIVKRGGHLGVALSVDGNPRYGAISARHAAALAVVESARNVAAVGAHPIGLTDCLNYGNPEDPMAYRQLADGVEGLAEAANALHVTEADDPLPFVSGNVSLYNESSGGGAIAPSAIVACIGRVDDVGRVVSMRLTAGEHRLLVLGPRTAALGGSVAGIVLGAPVSELPDVDYEEASASIRAVVEAIEAGVVSAAHDISDGGLLACVAEMCLGGDADGTIGARLTAPSVWAPDISPIAALFGEAGGFVVEIPADRLGHFEAICTRTGAAPIAIGTTGGATLHVSGLCDVPLTTLAEAWTGTLRELYA, encoded by the coding sequence GTGACCCTCGACCCGGTCGCGTACTCAGCCGAGCCGCTGCGGCTCGAAGGATCCGATGCAGAACTCGAGCGCCTCGCCCGTCGCGAGGCGCTCGCGCTCACGGCAGGCGAACTGCGCGCGATCGTCGCGCGCATCGGACGTAACCCGACGCGTGCCGAAGCGCACGCGTTCTCGATCCAGTGGAGCGAGCATTGCTCGTATAAGAGCAGCCGCGCGCTGCTCAAGAAGTTGCCGAAACGGTCGTCCGACGTGCTCGTGCCGGTCGGCGAAGACGCGGGCGTGCTCCGTCTGGGCGAGGTCGACGGCGTGACGTACGGCGTCGTCGTCGCGCACGAGAGTCACAACCATCCGTCACAGGTCGTGCCGTTCGAAGGCGCCGCGACCGGCGTCGGCGGCATCTTACGCGACGTCCTATGCATGGGCGCGGAAGTCGTCGCGAGCGCCGACCAGCTGCGCTTCGGCGGCCTCGGGCTCGGCACGCACCAAGCGTACGTCGCGGCGGGCGCTGTCGACGGCATCGCGGCGTACGGCAACGCCGTCGGCGTGCCGAACATCGCGGGCGACGTCTATTTCCATCCGTCGTTCGCCGACAATTGCCTCGTCAACGTCGTCGCGCTCGGAATCGTCCGCGCCGATCGGATCGTCCACAGCCGCGTTCCAGCAAACGGCGAAGGCTTCGATCTCATCCTCGTCGGCAAGGCGACCGACGCGTCCGGATTCGGCGGCGCAGCTTTCGCCTCGCTCGTCCTCGATGCGAGTGAAGCTCATGCCAACAAGAGCGCCGTCCAGGTGCCGGACCCGTTCCTCAAAAGCGTCATCATGCGCGCGACATACGCGGTGTTCCGCGAGGCGTTCTCGCGCAAGATCCCGATCGGGTGCAAGGACCTCGGCGCCGGCGGCATCATGGGCAGCTCGAGCGAGCTGTGCGATGCGGGCGGCTTCGGCGCGACGATCGATCTCGATGCCGTGCCGGTCGCGACTCCGGGCCTGACGCCGTTCGTCATCGCATGCGCGGAAACGCAAGAGCGCATGCTGCTCGCCGTGCCGCCGTCGTTCACGCCGGTCGTGCTTTCGATCTACAACGAGCGCTTCACGCTCCCGGACGTCGCCGCGAACGCGAAAGCCGCGGTCATCGGCCGAGCGACAGCAGACCGTCGCTATCGCCTACTCGCCAAGGGTGTCGCGGTGTGCGACCTGCCGATCGACGTCCTCACCGGACCGGTTGCTGCAGAGCGCGTGAGCGGTCCCGAAACGGTCAAGCCGCGATCGACCGATCAGTCGACGCACGTCGTCGAGCGCAGCACCATAGAGGATCTGCTGAAAACTGTACTCGCGCATCCCGACGTCTGCAGCCGCCGCCCGCTCCTCGAGCACTACGACTGCGCTGTTCGCGGCGCGACGGTCGCACCGCCGGGTTATGCCGATGCAGGCGTCATCATCGTCAAGCGCGGCGGACATCTCGGCGTCGCGCTCTCCGTTGACGGCAATCCGCGCTACGGCGCGATCTCCGCACGTCACGCGGCGGCGCTCGCCGTCGTCGAGTCGGCGCGCAACGTCGCGGCCGTCGGCGCACATCCGATCGGTCTCACCGACTGTCTCAACTACGGTAATCCTGAAGATCCGATGGCCTACCGCCAGCTCGCGGACGGCGTCGAAGGGTTGGCGGAGGCCGCGAACGCGCTCCACGTCACCGAAGCAGACGACCCGCTCCCGTTCGTCAGCGGCAACGTCAGCCTCTATAACGAGTCGTCGGGCGGTGGCGCGATCGCGCCGTCGGCGATCGTCGCGTGCATCGGTCGCGTCGATGATGTCGGGCGCGTCGTTTCGATGCGGCTCACCGCGGGAGAGCACCGGCTGCTCGTCCTCGGACCGCGCACGGCTGCGCTCGGCGGGTCGGTCGCCGGCATCGTCCTCGGTGCGCCCGTGAGCGAGCTGCCCGATGTCGATTATGAAGAGGCTTCCGCATCGATCCGCGCCGTCGTCGAAGCGATCGAAGCAGGCGTGGTGAGCGCCGCACACGACATCAGCGACGGCGGCCTGCTCGCGTGCGTCGCGGAGATGTGCCTGGGCGGAGACGCCGACGGTACGATCGGCGCAAGGCTCACCGCGCCATCGGTCTGGGCGCCGGATATTTCACCGATCGCTGCGCTTTTCGGCGAGGCAGGCGGGTTCGTCGTCGAGATCCCGGCCGATCGCCTCGGCCATTTCGAAGCGATCTGCACTCGCACGGGCGCAGCGCCCATCGCGATCGGCACGACCGGCGGTGCGACGCTTCACGTGAGCGGACTATGTGACGTACCGTTGACGACGCTCGCAGAGGCCTGGACAGGCACGTTGCGGGAACTCTACGCGTGA
- a CDS encoding PilT/PilU family type 4a pilus ATPase, translating into MYPVTLGDLLMNVIESEASDLHIVVGCPPIVRRFGELQTLNDRTIGADDARDLIASIMSPEQLQALNRARQIDFACSILGVARFRVHVSFERDNLTAEFRAIPYIPPRLEELMLPPVVGEIAQLNRGLVLVTGPTGAGKSTTLAAIVDRINRTRNVRVVTIEEPIEFLHGSQKAIITQREIGRDTLTYSDAIRATLRQDPDVILIGEMRDLDSISLALAAAETGHLVLATLHTLSAPDSVNRIVDVFPHEQQDQVRIQLASVLEAVLSQLLVMRADGAGRACVVEVLLGTSGVRTHIRDNEVTEILSYMQGGFAQGMQTFEMHFARLVQEGVVSAETALAKALRPDDMQRMLGISPLEARRTATGG; encoded by the coding sequence ATGTACCCGGTCACCCTCGGCGATCTGCTGATGAACGTCATCGAAAGCGAGGCGTCCGATCTGCACATCGTCGTCGGCTGTCCGCCGATCGTGCGACGGTTCGGCGAGCTGCAGACGCTCAACGACCGGACGATCGGCGCGGACGACGCGCGCGACCTCATCGCGTCGATCATGTCGCCCGAACAGCTCCAGGCGCTCAACCGCGCGCGGCAGATCGATTTCGCCTGCTCGATCCTCGGCGTTGCACGCTTCCGCGTCCACGTCTCATTCGAGCGCGACAATCTCACGGCCGAGTTCCGCGCGATCCCATACATCCCGCCGCGCCTCGAGGAACTTATGCTGCCGCCGGTCGTCGGCGAGATCGCGCAGCTGAACCGCGGTCTCGTCTTGGTCACCGGCCCGACGGGCGCCGGAAAATCGACGACGCTCGCCGCGATCGTCGATCGCATCAACCGCACGCGCAACGTCCGCGTCGTCACGATCGAAGAACCGATCGAGTTTCTTCACGGCAGCCAGAAGGCGATCATCACGCAGCGCGAGATCGGCCGCGATACTTTGACATACAGCGACGCGATCCGCGCGACGCTCCGTCAAGATCCCGACGTCATCCTGATCGGCGAGATGCGTGACCTCGATTCGATCTCACTCGCGCTTGCAGCCGCCGAGACCGGCCACCTCGTGCTCGCAACGCTCCACACGCTTTCGGCGCCGGATTCCGTCAACCGGATAGTCGACGTCTTCCCTCATGAGCAGCAGGACCAGGTCCGTATCCAGCTCGCGAGCGTCTTGGAGGCGGTCCTATCGCAACTGCTCGTCATGCGTGCCGATGGCGCCGGCCGAGCATGCGTCGTCGAGGTACTCCTCGGCACGTCGGGCGTCCGGACGCATATCCGCGACAACGAGGTCACAGAAATTCTCAGTTACATGCAGGGAGGTTTCGCGCAAGGGATGCAGACATTCGAGATGCATTTCGCGCGATTGGTCCAGGAAGGCGTCGTCTCTGCCGAGACGGCTCTCGCGAAAGCGCTGCGTCCGGACGACATGCAGCGCATGCTCGGCATTTCGCCCCTCGAGGCGCGCCGGACAGCGACCGGCGGCTAG
- the purB gene encoding adenylosuccinate lyase, whose protein sequence is MTTSYSSPFSWRYGHPAMRALFSEQTKRRMWRRLWLALARAQSKAGLVSGEEVADLRRFVDAVDIEAAHKIETEIGHDLMAELRVYASQAKIGGGKLHLGATSMDIEDNVEIARMKAAIAGRDMLAANIRGLLGDLAEKIEKYAALPCMAYTHLQAAEPSTLGFRMTLWAQDIASDHENLLRLAEWLPAKGLRGAVGTSASYDALLRGTKITSDDLEREILSEFGLHAGAVSGQTYPRRLDYLVVSALAAFAASCAKLAFDFRILASAGFGELGEPFGRKQVGSSAMPHKRNPILSERIDSLARIVGANVNVVWQNAADNLLERTLDDSANRRSVIPESFLAADEICSLARKVITGMRVDERRIAMNLAWFGPFSATEAVLMAAAAKGADRQELHEVMREAAMQAWESIERGQENPLKGIIARDKRVREYLDEKQIDALMDPASHTGSAAQRARDYAHRLRVLEAQGATTAPFLTEMGIEA, encoded by the coding sequence GTGACCACTTCGTATTCCTCGCCCTTCTCGTGGCGCTACGGGCACCCCGCGATGCGCGCCCTGTTCTCAGAACAGACGAAGCGCCGCATGTGGCGGCGTCTCTGGCTAGCCCTGGCTCGCGCGCAATCGAAGGCCGGCCTCGTGTCGGGAGAAGAGGTCGCCGATCTCCGCCGCTTCGTCGACGCGGTCGACATCGAGGCGGCGCACAAGATCGAAACCGAGATCGGTCACGATCTCATGGCCGAGCTACGCGTCTACGCCTCGCAGGCGAAGATCGGCGGCGGCAAGCTCCACCTCGGCGCGACGTCGATGGACATCGAGGACAACGTCGAGATCGCGCGTATGAAGGCGGCGATCGCCGGCCGCGACATGCTTGCCGCCAACATCCGCGGCCTGCTCGGCGATCTCGCCGAGAAGATCGAGAAGTACGCGGCCCTCCCGTGCATGGCGTACACGCATCTCCAGGCGGCCGAGCCGTCGACGCTCGGTTTCCGCATGACGCTGTGGGCTCAAGACATCGCCTCGGATCACGAGAACCTCCTCAGACTTGCGGAGTGGCTGCCCGCGAAAGGTCTTCGGGGCGCGGTCGGCACATCGGCCTCGTACGACGCCTTGCTGCGCGGCACGAAGATCACTTCGGACGACCTCGAGCGCGAGATCCTGAGCGAGTTCGGCTTGCACGCGGGCGCGGTGTCGGGCCAGACGTATCCGCGCAGGCTCGACTATCTCGTCGTCTCGGCCCTCGCCGCGTTTGCCGCATCGTGCGCGAAGCTCGCCTTCGACTTTCGGATCCTTGCAAGCGCTGGGTTCGGCGAGCTCGGCGAACCTTTCGGTCGCAAGCAAGTCGGTTCATCGGCGATGCCGCACAAACGCAACCCGATCCTGAGCGAGCGGATCGACTCGCTCGCACGGATCGTCGGCGCGAACGTCAACGTCGTCTGGCAGAACGCCGCCGACAACCTGCTCGAGCGGACGCTCGACGACTCTGCCAATCGACGCTCGGTCATTCCCGAGTCGTTTCTCGCGGCCGACGAGATCTGCTCGCTCGCGCGCAAAGTCATCACCGGGATGCGCGTCGACGAACGGCGCATCGCGATGAACCTCGCCTGGTTCGGCCCGTTCTCGGCGACCGAGGCAGTTCTCATGGCGGCAGCCGCAAAAGGCGCAGACCGCCAAGAGCTCCACGAAGTGATGCGTGAAGCGGCGATGCAGGCGTGGGAGAGCATCGAGCGCGGCCAAGAGAATCCGCTCAAGGGCATCATCGCTCGCGACAAACGCGTACGTGAATACCTCGACGAGAAACAGATCGACGCGCTCATGGATCCGGCGTCGCACACCGGTTCCGCCGCACAGCGGGCGCGCGATTACGCGCACCGCCTGCGCGTACTTGAAGCGCAAGGCGCCACAACCGCGCCATTCTTGACGGAGATGGGGATAGAGGCATGA
- a CDS encoding phosphoribosylaminoimidazolesuccinocarboxamide synthase: protein MNKGPEVARGKTKVLYRSADRPDAVVVVSQDQITAGDGAKRHVIGGKGRLAALTTARVYRLLSASNIPTHYLSGGEDDDANEMLVRHCEMIPIEVVVRGIAAGSYVKRNPGVKPGTVIAPRLVEYFFKDDANHDPQYTAERIIDEGIATQAELAQMTDIARIVFDVLAHAWKRQNVLLVDLKVEFGRAPKADGGTEILLADVIDNDSWRIWPGGDQSAMLDKQIYRNIQVPSEADLANVKGKYEEVAERVGQFQKTTGGFVGIVMGSSGDDAHAERILKALSALGVPARKHVASAHKTPLYALEKVSRLDGMLGRVVYITIAGRSNALSAFVDAATANCVIACPPIGSNFSGMDILSSLSLPSGIASMVVLEPENAALAAAKILAVDDTVLYGRVLVAQYKNRTNVVDADARAGGSVSQAPPNGKASQN from the coding sequence ATGAACAAAGGACCCGAAGTCGCGCGCGGCAAGACCAAGGTGCTCTACCGCTCCGCCGACCGGCCGGACGCGGTCGTCGTCGTTTCGCAAGATCAGATCACCGCGGGCGACGGCGCGAAGCGGCACGTCATCGGCGGAAAAGGGCGTCTCGCCGCGCTGACGACCGCGCGGGTCTACCGCCTCCTGAGCGCATCCAATATTCCGACCCACTACTTGAGCGGCGGCGAAGACGACGACGCGAACGAGATGCTCGTCCGCCACTGCGAGATGATCCCGATCGAGGTCGTCGTGCGCGGCATCGCGGCGGGCTCGTACGTAAAACGCAATCCGGGCGTCAAGCCCGGCACGGTCATCGCGCCTCGGCTCGTCGAATATTTCTTCAAAGACGACGCGAATCACGATCCGCAATACACGGCCGAGCGCATCATCGACGAAGGTATCGCGACCCAGGCTGAACTCGCGCAGATGACCGACATCGCGCGCATCGTCTTCGACGTTCTCGCGCACGCATGGAAGCGCCAGAACGTTTTGCTCGTCGACCTCAAAGTCGAGTTCGGACGCGCTCCGAAAGCCGACGGCGGCACGGAGATCCTGCTCGCCGACGTCATCGACAACGATTCGTGGCGCATCTGGCCCGGCGGCGATCAGTCGGCGATGCTCGACAAGCAGATCTACCGCAACATCCAAGTGCCGTCGGAGGCCGACCTCGCGAACGTCAAAGGCAAATACGAAGAAGTCGCCGAGCGCGTCGGCCAATTCCAGAAGACGACCGGCGGCTTCGTCGGCATCGTCATGGGATCGTCGGGCGACGACGCACACGCCGAACGAATCCTCAAGGCCCTTTCCGCGCTCGGCGTCCCCGCGCGCAAGCACGTCGCTTCGGCGCACAAGACGCCGTTGTACGCGCTCGAAAAAGTGAGCCGCCTCGACGGCATGCTCGGGAGAGTCGTCTACATCACCATCGCCGGCCGCAGCAATGCGCTCTCGGCATTCGTCGATGCGGCGACCGCGAACTGCGTCATCGCATGTCCGCCGATCGGATCAAATTTCTCAGGCATGGATATCCTGTCGAGCTTGAGCCTGCCGTCGGGCATCGCGAGCATGGTCGTCCTCGAACCGGAGAACGCCGCGCTCGCTGCCGCGAAGATCCTCGCGGTCGACGACACGGTCTTGTACGGCCGCGTCCTGGTCGCGCAGTACAAGAACCGGACGAACGTCGTCGACGCCGATGCTCGCGCGGGCGGTTCGGTAAGCCAAGCGCCGCCGAACGGGAAGGCATCGCAGAATTGA
- the mtnA gene encoding S-methyl-5-thioribose-1-phosphate isomerase, with product MTPAHIVYDNGVLTLLDQTKLPATVEFVELRDARSVASAISRMIVRGAPAIGITGAYGVALAVRASAGRPDFLASLETAAETLSASRPTAVNLAWAVGKVRDEVASLAASGAGPQALINAADRGAKAIHDDDIDRCRRIGDYGASLLPAGKDVMTHCNTGSLATGGYGTALGVIRSAWRDGRIRSVLATETRPLLQGARLTAWELLSDGIPHTIITDSMAGHFMKTGVVGAVMVGADRIARNGDTANKIGTYGLAVLARAHGIPFIVAAPLSTFDLKAASGADIPIEQRDPQEVTSFAGVAVAPAGSSAANPAFDVTPAEYITTIVTERGALSAPFVESIDSVLSKVRESAGTRS from the coding sequence ATGACTCCCGCGCACATCGTCTACGACAACGGCGTCCTTACGCTGCTTGATCAGACCAAGCTTCCGGCCACCGTCGAATTCGTCGAGCTTCGCGACGCGAGATCCGTCGCAAGCGCGATTTCCCGGATGATCGTGCGCGGTGCTCCGGCGATCGGCATCACCGGTGCGTATGGCGTCGCGCTCGCGGTGCGTGCGTCGGCCGGCCGACCCGATTTCTTGGCTTCGCTCGAAACGGCCGCAGAGACGTTGTCCGCATCGCGGCCGACGGCGGTCAACCTCGCGTGGGCGGTCGGCAAGGTCCGCGACGAAGTCGCGTCGCTGGCAGCTTCAGGCGCCGGACCGCAAGCGCTTATCAACGCAGCCGATCGTGGCGCGAAAGCGATCCACGACGACGATATCGACCGCTGCCGGCGCATCGGCGACTACGGCGCGTCGTTGTTGCCGGCAGGCAAAGACGTCATGACGCATTGCAATACCGGCAGTCTCGCGACGGGCGGCTACGGCACGGCGCTCGGGGTCATCCGCTCGGCGTGGCGCGACGGCCGCATCCGCAGCGTGCTCGCCACCGAAACGCGCCCGCTCCTTCAAGGAGCGCGTCTCACCGCCTGGGAGTTACTGAGCGACGGCATACCTCACACGATCATCACCGACTCGATGGCGGGGCACTTCATGAAGACCGGTGTCGTCGGTGCGGTCATGGTCGGCGCAGATCGGATCGCGCGCAACGGCGATACCGCGAACAAGATCGGCACGTACGGTCTCGCCGTACTCGCGCGCGCGCACGGCATCCCGTTCATCGTCGCGGCGCCGCTCTCGACGTTCGACCTAAAAGCTGCCTCCGGAGCCGACATTCCCATCGAACAGCGTGACCCCCAAGAAGTGACGTCGTTCGCGGGCGTTGCCGTCGCACCGGCCGGTTCGTCCGCCGCGAATCCGGCGTTCGACGTGACACCTGCGGAATACATCACGACGATCGTGACCGAACGCGGCGCGCTTTCGGCGCCGTTCGTTGAATCGATTGACAGCGTGCTTTCCAAGGTCCGCGAGAGCGCGGGCACGCGGTCATGA
- a CDS encoding GNAT family N-acetyltransferase, producing MEIILEQCTLREWRPSDEASLVKHANNKNVSRNLSDIFPYPYTAEAARAWLGKHEGVQPQRDFAIVIDGDAVGGVGLYPGKDIFHRSAEIGYWLGEEYWGRGIVTEAVRAVTKYGFEAFNLMHIFAGCFERNTGSRRVLEKAGFELEGRLRMHATKDGVTMNDVVYGIVRPGVSVPD from the coding sequence ATGGAGATCATTCTTGAGCAGTGTACGCTTCGGGAGTGGCGGCCGAGCGATGAGGCGTCGCTAGTCAAGCACGCGAACAACAAGAACGTCTCGCGCAACTTGTCGGACATCTTCCCATATCCATATACTGCTGAGGCCGCGCGCGCGTGGCTCGGAAAGCATGAGGGCGTCCAACCGCAGCGCGACTTCGCGATCGTGATTGACGGAGACGCAGTCGGCGGCGTCGGTCTGTATCCCGGCAAAGATATCTTCCACCGCTCAGCCGAGATCGGGTATTGGCTCGGCGAGGAGTATTGGGGGCGTGGAATCGTCACCGAGGCGGTGCGAGCAGTGACGAAGTATGGATTCGAGGCCTTCAATCTTATGCACATCTTCGCCGGATGTTTCGAACGCAACACCGGGTCGCGGCGTGTTCTCGAGAAGGCCGGCTTTGAATTGGAAGGCCGCCTTCGCATGCACGCCACGAAGGACGGCGTGACGATGAACGACGTCGTCTACGGGATCGTCCGGCCTGGAGTAAGCGTTCCGGATTAG
- a CDS encoding RDD family protein, with translation MIETGGPRGVGEIGSGSGVGPKAGAPSAPGSDLFKAPNSLRWPSENRAFWLTILFAPITIAIVGIVLPEKIGIQQVALLIVVGMVYVTIARGRLLGTSIRAHEGQLPKLYLVVERCARLLGLPMPHVFVREDLYVCITGMGLGDPYALALSSVWLPHLEEDELTFLVGAELGHIAAGHTRLTSLFSASGKENPVIALVFGGWLRRTEYTADRIGLLCCGSLDAAIRAIFKCSFHPLASQVSYLAFSDQRRELAVDPGLKMGEWLGETPYAVNRLRELHQFHESSLYSHWKPEFDRRREALESGVVPALVAPWAPRDASMFQRALAFFVDFMVVSNIVSGVTFLQDNTPTKIAGKGAPPVDTSDQLGNAIGAWLQAHNVAVTFSAGGAVSFVLVMAYSALLVAFTGRTFGMMAFGLRVVKNDLSRVSGARAVWRYFLAFWSVLTMVPMVWPFFTRRWIHDIFSQTRLIRGGS, from the coding sequence ATGATCGAGACCGGCGGCCCTCGCGGCGTCGGCGAAATCGGCAGCGGCTCGGGCGTCGGCCCGAAGGCGGGCGCCCCTAGCGCCCCCGGCTCTGACCTCTTCAAGGCACCGAATTCACTTCGTTGGCCGTCCGAAAACCGGGCCTTCTGGCTGACGATATTGTTCGCGCCGATCACCATCGCCATCGTCGGCATCGTCCTCCCGGAAAAAATCGGCATCCAGCAGGTCGCGCTGCTCATCGTCGTCGGGATGGTATACGTGACGATCGCTCGCGGGCGGCTCTTGGGCACGAGTATCCGCGCGCACGAAGGTCAACTGCCGAAGCTCTATCTAGTGGTCGAGCGCTGCGCACGATTGCTCGGGTTGCCGATGCCGCACGTGTTCGTCCGCGAAGATCTCTACGTGTGCATCACGGGCATGGGCTTGGGCGACCCATACGCGCTCGCGCTGTCGAGCGTGTGGCTGCCGCATCTCGAAGAGGACGAGCTCACGTTCCTTGTCGGCGCCGAGCTCGGGCACATCGCCGCCGGACACACGCGGCTGACGTCGCTGTTCTCGGCGTCCGGCAAAGAGAATCCGGTGATCGCTTTGGTGTTCGGCGGTTGGCTGCGGCGCACCGAATACACGGCCGATCGAATCGGCCTGCTTTGCTGCGGCTCTTTGGATGCGGCGATCCGTGCTATCTTCAAGTGCTCGTTCCATCCGCTCGCGAGCCAGGTGAGCTACCTCGCGTTCTCTGATCAGCGCCGCGAGCTGGCAGTCGATCCGGGCCTGAAGATGGGCGAGTGGCTCGGTGAGACGCCCTATGCGGTCAACCGGCTTCGCGAACTCCATCAGTTCCACGAGTCGTCGCTCTACTCGCACTGGAAGCCGGAGTTCGATCGTCGACGCGAGGCTCTTGAGTCCGGCGTCGTTCCCGCGCTCGTGGCGCCGTGGGCGCCCCGCGATGCGAGCATGTTCCAGCGGGCGCTCGCGTTCTTCGTCGACTTCATGGTCGTGTCGAACATCGTCTCGGGCGTCACATTCCTACAGGACAATACGCCGACGAAGATCGCCGGGAAGGGCGCTCCGCCCGTCGATACGAGCGACCAGCTCGGGAACGCGATCGGAGCGTGGCTGCAAGCCCACAACGTCGCAGTGACGTTTTCGGCGGGCGGCGCGGTGTCGTTCGTTCTCGTCATGGCGTACAGCGCGCTGCTCGTCGCGTTCACCGGCCGCACGTTCGGCATGATGGCATTTGGCTTGCGCGTCGTGAAGAACGACCTATCGCGCGTGAGCGGCGCTCGGGCGGTATGGCGTTACTTCCTCGCGTTCTGGTCAGTCTTGACGATGGTGCCGATGGTCTGGCCGTTCTTCACGAGGCGCTGGATACACGACATCTTCTCGCAAACGCGTCTCATCCGCGGCGGCTCCTAG